A genomic window from Cotesia glomerata isolate CgM1 linkage group LG7, MPM_Cglom_v2.3, whole genome shotgun sequence includes:
- the LOC123269142 gene encoding dynein axonemal assembly factor 5, producing MSRIENLQLSEICESLQSDDKKRRFLVLKKLHDILIDEDNQWSKREVLEIWQIMNKHIVKVLTDPTESCRESAVEIIKIFITSLPIIEKNIMYIIPIFVRRLGSQELLEPSEEVRLNCISLLRLIICFYKDHLSVYIDDFVQILSKTVTDNYPKVKRETCEAISELAKTIPVQFYSKSELLVKPILSNFTHQHYRVRVSSVKAIGDVIQHGNSKSMEKVSTPLAERLFDQSGAVRIAVIEVAGYWFSNLRDRYSWWYKLIPLLVTGLHDEILEIRLKAQNLWDAAGSLFLKENESDEKIKNKMDFLAEDLDHYPPNIKRPNLGCRLIVQQNIGKLIGGIVRELGDWKADIRVRSAQLLAVLTLNAEQYITQHIEKLLPAMYMACNHQDIRVVDNIILAAEYIGYFVPPETYCQLVLPTLEDGNITAGHLAVLAAILRGTERKSLLDKLDDIGNFLELSHICRSKKANYQQQILRCCEAVINVSKDDCIIIANNLFTTIFTVWSMSHQEHQQIFAKQLMEKLVVVTKSESLQELFSLNLREILLNIKDSSKSWTGYSPDVYIFRLCLTEAKSASAENMDIVLTILKDTMTKDADAELRLKFFILLSDFFQHRNDTLKLIKDPTEFITDFFDNILMPGLIWSAGKASEAVRTAAVGCLCALFDDSISEDENKPKLRFDDLENGCIELIVNDKNFIPIFEKVLPILMSLIEDNAKKTRLYALRALYLIIKIGLKISCITDNDVIKIYPALVKRLDDGCDDIRYGAVEALVFVWRALSKNYDLDFGKSHIDYLYTTTIVHLDDPEVEFQNMMLDAMMSLAKIHPELLVNKIIKCKNNFKNQAALDKLLQHCHELLKNN from the exons TTTTGACAGATCCCACTGAATCTTGTCGAGAATCAGctgttgaaataataaaaatatttattacttcaCTACccattattgaaaaaaatattatgtatattataccAATTTTTGTTCGTCGATTGGGGTCTCAAGAACTTCTTGAACCTTCTGAAGAGGTTCGTCTTAATTGTATTAGTCTTCTTCGTttgataatttgtttttataaagatCATTTGTCCGTTTATATTGATGATtttgttcaaattttatcaaaaactgTTACGGATAATTATCCTAAAGTAAAAAGAGAAACTTGTGAGGCTATCTCAGAACTTGCTAAGACTATTCCCGTTCAATTTTATTCCAAGAGTGAACTTCTGGTAAAACCAATACTGAGTAATTTTACTCATCAGCATTATCGAGTAAGAGTAAGTAGTGTTAAGGCTATTGGTGATGTTATCCAGCACGGCAATAGTAAATCTATGGAAAAAGTCTCAACGCCATTAGCTGAACGGCTGTTTGATCAAAGTGGAGCTGTCAGAATTG CTGTGATTGAAGTTGCCGGTTATTGGTTTTCAAATTTACGAGATAGATATAGTTGGTGGTATAAATTAATTCCACTCCTCGTCACTGGACTTCATGATGAAATATTGGAAATACGATTGAAAGCTCAAAATCTTTGGGATGCAGCCGGTTCACtttttttaaaggaaaatgaatctgatgaaaaaataaaaaacaaaatggatttcttagctgaagatcTTGACCACTATCCACCTAACA TCAAAAGGCCAAATTTGGGATGCAGATTAATAGTTCAGCAAAATATTGGTAAACTTATTGGTGGAATCGTTAGAGAACTTGGAGACTGGAAGGCTGATATTCGTGTTAGATCAGCTCAATTGTTAGCAGTACTTACTTTAAATGCTGAGCAATATATCACTCAGcacattgaaaaattacttccagcTATGTacat ggcCTGTAATCATCAAGATATCAGAGTGgtagataatataattttagctGCAGAATATATTGGGTATTTTGTTCCACCTGAAACTTACTGTCAATTAGTACTTCCAACATTAGAAGATGGGAATATTACGGCTGGCCATTTGGCAGTTTTGGCTGCAATTTTACGTGGTACCGAACGAAAATCTCTTCTTGATAAGCTCGATGATATtggaaattttcttgagttgtCACATATTTGTCGCAGCAAAAAGGCTAATTATCAACAACAAATTTTACGGTGTTGTGAAGCTGTAATTAATGTTTCTAAAGAT gactgTATTATTATTGCGAATAACTTGTTCACAACAATTTTCACAGTTTGGTCAATGTCTCATCAAGAACATCAACAAATTTTCGCCAAACAACTAATGGAGAAATTAGTTGTTGTAACTAAGAGTGAAAGCTTACAAGAATtgttttcattgaatttgcgagaaattttattaaatatcaaggATTCTTCAAAAAGTTGGACTGGTTACAGCCCAGACgtttatatatttagattATGTTTGACTGAAGCTAAATCAGCGAGCGCAGAAAATATGGATATtgttttaacaattttaaaagacACGATGACTAAGGATGCTGATGCTGAATTGCgtctcaaattttttattttactctcgGATTTCTTTCAACACCGCAATGATACATTGAAATTAATCAAAGATCCAACGGAGTTCATAACGGATTTTTTCGACAATATTCTGATGCCAGGATTGATTTGGTCGGCTGGTAAAGCTTCTGAAGCTGTAAGAACTGCAGCTGTTGGTTGTTTGTGTGCTCTATTCGATGATTCCATTTCTGAGGACGAAAACAAACCAAAATTACGATTTGATGATTTAGAAAACGGCTGCATTGAACTTAtagttaatgataaaaattttataccaatttttgaaaaagtcttACCCATTTTAATGTCTCTCATTGAAGATAATGCAAAGAAAACAAGACTTTATGCTCTACGAGCTTTgtatttgattataaaaataggcTTAAAAATATCTTGTATCACAGATAAtgatgttattaaaatttatccagCGCTTGTTAAAAGATTAGATGACGGTTGTGATGATATAAGATATGGAGCAGTGGAAGCTCTTGTATTTGTTTGGCGAGCtttatccaaaaattatgatttagaTTTTGGAAAAAGTCACATTGACTACTTATATACGACTACAATTGTTCATTTGGATGATCCAGAAGTTGAGTTTCAAAATATGATGCTTG ACGCAATGATGTCACTAGCGAAAATTCATCCAgaattattagtaaataaaataataaaatgtaaaaataattttaaaaaccaaGCAGCTCTTGATAAACTATTACAACATTGTCatgagttattaaaaaataattaa